A genomic stretch from Chrysiogenes arsenatis DSM 11915 includes:
- the hypF gene encoding carbamoyltransferase HypF has product MLAHLKGIRLHFTGTVQGVGFRPAIARLAKELRLDGEVRNTATGVTAELHGLSSAIEQFLTSLPTALPAMAHIATQQHNEIPYQIQQGFHINLTEHSAHHITVSVPPDIALCDECVTEMHDPRNRRYRYPFINCTNCGPRYSILHTLPYDRPATSMAPFSMCPACAAEYHDPANRRFHAQPVSCFACGPRLWLRDSTGQECATGENALHQAAAWIQRGGIIALRGLGGYHLICDATNDYAVATLRQRKRRPTKPFAVMFPTIDQLNAYLQPTPEERRQLQHPAHPIVLITTRHDDGAQQLSSHVAPDLPWIGAFLPYTPLHMLLLEQLGTPIIATSANIADEPIITEFDTLARHLTGVYDAVLDHDREIVNGCDDSVIAVIGDRPLPVRKGRGMAPHPTRLPIPLAVPTLAVGGQQKNTIAIGWDDQAILSPHIGDLDTLESFATFDRMRETLYRLYRFEPQQITCDLHPNYDTTRWATQQGLPLVRVQHHHAHILAVMAEYQLNEPVLGLAWDGTGYGSDGMIWGSEVLRVDPQGFQRLAHLRPFPLPGGEKCAREPRRSALGMLCEIFGAAAIPTDDRALATFTPQEIHLLAGLASKPTTIRTTSMGRLFDIAASLLGLCHIARHDADAPMRLEAHFDPNLHVKPYPMPIDGMLIDPRPMARALMLEQNPTVGATRFFHTLAKLIVTLARQEGLPVVLCGGVFQNRVLCTLALEALRETGLPIYLPRIYPPNDGALALGQLLAAAQGIQEKR; this is encoded by the coding sequence ATGCTTGCTCACCTCAAAGGAATCCGCCTTCACTTTACCGGTACGGTGCAGGGGGTCGGATTCCGCCCCGCCATCGCCAGGCTCGCCAAAGAACTCCGACTTGATGGAGAAGTCCGCAACACTGCTACCGGCGTTACCGCCGAACTCCACGGCCTGAGCAGCGCCATCGAACAATTCCTCACCTCGCTCCCCACCGCACTCCCCGCCATGGCGCATATTGCCACACAACAGCACAATGAGATTCCCTATCAAATACAGCAGGGTTTTCACATCAATCTCACCGAGCACAGCGCCCACCACATAACCGTCTCCGTGCCGCCCGACATTGCCCTGTGCGATGAGTGTGTCACCGAAATGCACGATCCCCGCAACCGCCGCTACCGCTATCCGTTTATCAACTGCACCAATTGCGGGCCGCGCTACTCGATCCTGCACACTTTACCGTATGACCGCCCCGCAACATCGATGGCACCGTTTTCGATGTGTCCGGCGTGTGCCGCGGAATATCACGACCCCGCCAATCGCCGCTTTCACGCCCAGCCCGTGAGCTGTTTTGCCTGCGGTCCGCGCCTTTGGTTGCGCGATAGCACGGGCCAGGAGTGCGCCACTGGCGAAAACGCCCTGCACCAAGCCGCCGCATGGATTCAGCGTGGTGGCATCATCGCTTTGCGCGGCCTTGGCGGCTATCACCTGATTTGCGATGCCACCAATGACTATGCCGTGGCAACCTTGCGCCAGCGCAAACGCCGTCCGACCAAACCGTTTGCCGTCATGTTTCCCACTATTGATCAGCTGAATGCGTACCTTCAGCCCACGCCGGAAGAGCGGCGGCAGCTGCAACACCCCGCCCACCCTATCGTGCTGATCACCACACGCCATGACGACGGCGCCCAGCAACTCAGCTCGCACGTCGCCCCCGACCTGCCGTGGATCGGGGCATTTCTCCCCTACACGCCACTCCACATGCTCTTACTGGAACAACTGGGTACACCGATTATCGCGACATCCGCTAACATTGCCGACGAACCGATCATCACCGAATTTGACACGCTCGCTCGCCATCTGACAGGCGTGTACGACGCCGTCCTCGACCACGACCGCGAAATCGTCAACGGCTGCGACGACAGCGTGATTGCCGTCATTGGCGACCGCCCGCTGCCCGTGCGCAAAGGGCGCGGCATGGCGCCCCATCCCACCCGCCTACCCATCCCACTCGCCGTGCCAACGCTGGCTGTTGGCGGGCAGCAGAAAAACACCATCGCCATCGGTTGGGACGATCAGGCCATTCTCAGCCCGCATATCGGCGACCTTGACACGCTGGAAAGCTTTGCCACGTTTGACAGAATGCGCGAAACACTCTACCGCCTCTACCGCTTTGAACCGCAGCAGATCACATGCGACCTGCACCCCAACTACGACACCACGCGCTGGGCGACCCAGCAAGGGCTGCCACTCGTGCGCGTGCAGCATCACCACGCACACATTCTGGCCGTTATGGCAGAATACCAACTGAACGAACCCGTGCTGGGACTGGCGTGGGATGGCACCGGCTATGGCAGCGATGGCATGATCTGGGGCAGCGAAGTGCTACGCGTCGACCCCCAAGGATTTCAACGACTCGCCCATCTGCGACCATTCCCACTCCCCGGCGGCGAAAAATGTGCGCGTGAACCGCGCCGCAGTGCATTAGGTATGCTCTGCGAAATATTCGGTGCCGCCGCTATCCCAACCGATGATCGCGCGCTTGCCACCTTCACGCCGCAGGAAATTCACCTTCTTGCGGGGCTGGCCAGCAAACCCACCACCATCCGCACCACATCGATGGGACGGCTTTTTGATATCGCCGCCAGCCTCCTTGGCCTGTGTCACATTGCGCGGCACGACGCCGACGCCCCGATGCGACTCGAAGCCCACTTCGACCCCAATCTACACGTAAAACCTTACCCCATGCCAATCGACGGTATGCTGATCGACCCACGCCCCATGGCGCGCGCGCTGATGCTGGAACAAAACCCCACCGTAGGAGCCACGCGGTTTTTCCACACCTTGGCGAAACTGATCGTCACCCTTGCCCGCCAAGAAGGGCTTCCAGTCGTGCTTTGTGGTGGCGTTTTTCAAAATCGCGTGTTGTGCACGTTGGCGTTGGAAGCACTGCGGGAAACCGGCCTGCCAATCTACCTCCCGCGCATCTATCCGCCCAACGATGGCGCGCTGGCACTGGGGCAATTGCTGGCAGCGGCACAGGGAATTCAAGAAAAACGATAA
- a CDS encoding HyaD/HybD family hydrogenase maturation endopeptidase, protein MKILLLGIGNVLFGDEGVGVHLATLMITNYRYDGPHQVDILDGGTLAHHLIPTIAAYDHVVILDTVDVANSAVGEVYFFDYAVIPDAIRWQGSAHEVEMLHTLTMMDMAGDRPTTFILGVVPEVIAETSFVMTPAVLHGAAVMEKKLLAHLHGLGVQTTRIAEKTLTELAQKSCQPSLETSR, encoded by the coding sequence ATGAAAATTCTCCTGCTCGGCATCGGCAATGTCCTCTTTGGTGACGAAGGGGTGGGCGTACATTTGGCTACGCTCATGATTACCAACTATCGCTACGATGGACCACATCAAGTAGATATTCTTGATGGTGGCACACTGGCGCACCACTTGATTCCCACCATCGCCGCGTACGATCATGTTGTCATTCTTGACACCGTAGACGTGGCGAACAGTGCCGTTGGCGAGGTCTATTTTTTTGATTATGCCGTTATCCCCGACGCCATCCGCTGGCAGGGGAGTGCCCACGAAGTGGAAATGCTGCACACCCTCACCATGATGGATATGGCGGGCGACCGGCCAACCACATTCATTTTGGGAGTTGTCCCTGAAGTGATTGCCGAAACCTCTTTTGTTATGACACCTGCCGTATTGCACGGCGCAGCCGTTATGGAGAAAAAACTTCTGGCACATTTGCACGGTTTAGGCGTCCAAACCACACGCATTGCCGAAAAAACACTAACCGAATTGGCACAAAAAAGCTGCCAACCTTCGCTGGAGACATCACGATGA
- a CDS encoding cupredoxin domain-containing protein, translated as MRSFKEILAALVVIAMVIGLPIGFTLAKNIGKEPNTIDIIIRAAEDGGFSPNRVVVKQGEPVRLRLISEDVTHGFIIGELGVDAGKILPGKMKTIEFTPKRKGEFGFVCSVICSPLHTRLRGTLVVE; from the coding sequence ATGAGATCATTCAAAGAAATACTTGCTGCACTGGTCGTGATTGCCATGGTTATCGGCCTGCCGATCGGCTTCACGCTGGCAAAAAACATTGGCAAGGAACCAAACACCATCGACATTATCATCCGTGCGGCGGAAGATGGCGGTTTTTCGCCAAACCGAGTCGTTGTCAAACAGGGCGAACCTGTGCGCTTGCGCCTCATCAGCGAAGATGTTACCCACGGCTTTATTATCGGCGAACTGGGTGTTGACGCGGGCAAAATCCTGCCCGGTAAAATGAAAACCATTGAGTTTACCCCGAAACGCAAAGGGGAATTCGGCTTTGTGTGCAGCGTTATCTGTAGTCCGCTACATACGCGCTTGCGTGGAACTTTAGTTGTTGAATAG
- a CDS encoding LPS-assembly protein LptD, with translation MIRHFLSARLRSLALCSTLLASHMAYADQCTTSAALMADAVTRNPATEQMIATGNVTLENEEYRIRADRAEYFEQERLIVFRGNVTVDSVGSRITTEQIEYSLDSGLGEATNAQIVHDDTYRFSATSLRRTGALSYQLESGTFTTCAGDCPDWQFRAGQAEVTQGRYLVARDVTFRIRNVPVWYFPYLVYPVKNQREAGILIPALTSSSNNGTGLEMTYFHPFGDARDISIFANVYTRTGVMLGGEYRQADDGFGALALNHRFIQESKTKSDDPHRYRTYGEYQLRRDAWMVDGRYDAASDRDFAHDYNDESGPEWLRDAGRSETLASVGYQGEAWSAFVRGQSQQTWIHEATQHRDNRLTTAPYGAAFLERWGSDWQLSGSLDAGSYRLRESTLPFTTDGNRLRYSSRNSDYDAIDFSRATLTLHRPLATRYWGMEWQVGLQGETWKPQDGTTLNALNEKPLWRAEGDETISYLLPFVQVRWNSARLYADHGWARHSIGLEFDADYRQDSSVTAAQPLFDTLLAQHEHRFTPRLVNRLTGTNWYAEHHIGQPFSPTEFGNNNSGEILNGIVLGIGRFRVDWHSLYDPNQKEVTRQSVGTSWELLQGVRLGAVHTYERRGVSNGALDLRLTRGQWEVILGTEMTAEENSVKRAFSEMTPRRKHVEVIHHADCWQMRVGVAEDRTPAIEVDRTVYVKFTLAG, from the coding sequence GTGATTCGGCACTTTTTGTCAGCACGCTTGCGCTCTCTGGCGCTTTGTTCCACCCTTCTTGCGAGCCATATGGCGTATGCCGATCAATGTACGACTTCGGCGGCGTTGATGGCCGACGCGGTAACGCGCAATCCGGCAACCGAGCAGATGATTGCGACGGGAAATGTCACGTTAGAAAATGAAGAGTATCGTATTCGTGCGGATCGTGCCGAATATTTTGAACAGGAACGGCTTATCGTTTTTCGCGGCAATGTTACCGTCGACAGTGTCGGAAGTCGCATTACGACGGAGCAGATTGAATATTCTTTAGACAGCGGACTTGGCGAAGCAACGAACGCCCAAATCGTTCACGATGATACCTACCGCTTTTCAGCCACCAGCCTGCGTCGCACCGGAGCGCTGAGTTATCAACTCGAATCGGGAACTTTCACCACCTGTGCTGGTGATTGCCCCGATTGGCAATTTCGTGCGGGGCAGGCTGAAGTGACGCAAGGGCGTTATTTGGTCGCTCGCGATGTGACGTTTCGCATCCGCAATGTTCCCGTTTGGTATTTTCCCTATTTGGTCTATCCCGTCAAAAATCAGCGCGAAGCGGGGATCTTGATTCCGGCATTGACGAGCAGTTCGAATAATGGAACTGGATTGGAAATGACGTACTTTCATCCATTTGGCGATGCGCGCGATATTTCAATTTTTGCGAACGTGTACACCCGCACTGGTGTGATGCTGGGCGGCGAATATCGTCAGGCTGATGATGGCTTTGGCGCGCTCGCACTGAATCACCGCTTCATTCAGGAAAGCAAGACCAAGTCCGACGATCCGCACCGCTATCGCACGTACGGTGAATATCAATTGCGGCGTGATGCGTGGATGGTTGATGGTCGCTACGATGCGGCTTCTGATCGCGATTTTGCGCATGATTATAACGATGAGTCCGGCCCAGAGTGGTTGCGCGATGCTGGCCGCAGTGAAACGCTGGCCAGTGTTGGTTATCAGGGAGAGGCGTGGAGTGCGTTTGTGCGTGGGCAGAGCCAGCAGACGTGGATTCATGAAGCCACGCAGCACCGCGATAATCGGCTGACGACCGCCCCCTATGGCGCGGCATTTCTGGAACGCTGGGGTAGCGACTGGCAGCTTTCTGGATCGCTGGATGCTGGTTCCTATCGGCTTCGCGAATCGACACTTCCGTTTACGACTGACGGCAACCGTTTGCGCTACAGCAGCCGTAATTCTGACTATGACGCGATTGATTTTAGTCGTGCCACCCTGACGCTCCACCGGCCACTGGCCACGCGCTATTGGGGAATGGAGTGGCAAGTGGGTTTGCAAGGAGAAACGTGGAAGCCGCAGGACGGAACCACACTGAACGCTCTCAATGAAAAACCACTTTGGCGAGCTGAAGGCGATGAGACAATCAGTTATCTGCTCCCCTTTGTGCAAGTGCGCTGGAACAGCGCCCGTTTGTACGCCGATCACGGGTGGGCGCGCCACAGCATCGGATTAGAATTTGACGCCGATTACCGTCAAGATTCTAGCGTAACGGCCGCTCAGCCACTGTTCGATACCTTGCTGGCACAGCATGAGCATCGCTTTACGCCGCGGCTGGTCAACCGACTCACCGGAACCAATTGGTACGCGGAGCACCATATTGGGCAACCATTTTCCCCAACAGAATTTGGCAACAATAATTCAGGCGAAATCCTGAACGGCATTGTGTTGGGGATTGGCCGCTTTCGCGTTGATTGGCACTCGTTGTACGATCCAAATCAAAAAGAAGTGACGCGCCAAAGTGTTGGAACTTCATGGGAACTGTTGCAAGGGGTACGGCTGGGTGCAGTGCACACGTATGAACGGCGTGGTGTCAGTAATGGGGCGCTCGATCTGCGCCTGACGCGCGGACAGTGGGAAGTGATTCTTGGTACGGAAATGACCGCCGAAGAAAACAGTGTCAAGCGAGCCTTCAGTGAAATGACCCCGCGCCGTAAGCACGTTGAAGTTATCCATCATGCCGACTGCTGGCAAATGCGCGTGGGAGTTGCCGAAGACCGCACGCCCGCGATTGAAGTTGATCGCACGGTCTATGTCAAATTTACCTTAGCGGGGTAA
- a CDS encoding DUF366 family protein, with translation MSFAYTFLEKPLFYDGTQLRELFPRTSGGVMGNGAVAFLGGCRVELEHLVDSDDVAQNAPIYSESMLHCIHEYFDIDLLATVFLQRLFISLVTDLLREHGAPVARRGDDIYANDRKLSVSIATASRVSTLIHCGFNLSSHNTPVPTISLPELGIHDAKAFSDELFHRYHREFVGCFHARCKVFGV, from the coding sequence GTGTCGTTTGCGTACACCTTTCTGGAAAAACCGCTCTTTTACGACGGTACACAACTGCGCGAACTTTTTCCGCGCACCAGTGGCGGGGTAATGGGAAATGGGGCGGTTGCCTTTCTCGGCGGTTGCCGCGTTGAACTTGAACACCTTGTCGATAGCGATGATGTGGCGCAGAACGCACCAATATATTCCGAATCTATGCTCCACTGCATTCACGAATATTTCGATATCGACCTCCTCGCGACGGTCTTTTTGCAACGACTCTTTATCTCGCTGGTCACCGATTTACTCCGCGAACATGGCGCACCGGTTGCGCGCCGTGGCGACGATATCTACGCCAACGATAGAAAACTGTCGGTCTCCATTGCCACTGCCTCGCGTGTTTCAACGCTGATCCACTGCGGCTTTAATCTCTCTTCACACAACACCCCGGTGCCGACCATCTCGCTGCCGGAACTTGGCATACACGATGCGAAAGCCTTTAGCGACGAACTCTTCCATCGCTACCACCGTGAGTTTGTCGGATGTTTCCATGCCCGCTGCAAAGTCTTTGGCGTGTAG
- a CDS encoding bifunctional folylpolyglutamate synthase/dihydrofolate synthase — protein sequence MERYLEDLLRQTQHTIKLGLENTVLAMEIFGNPHRRYRSILVAGSNGKGTTAAYIAAGLRGAGFRTGLFSSPHLVSLAERINLDGKDIDVALLKEYIDSTVTTCRRHNLELTFFEIMTVVCARWFADQQCEYAVIEVGLGGRLDSTNVHPNEWSVVTTIGLEHTQILGNTAEEIAAEKLAIVKPGTVLITGDATGWEKPLAEALKKNSATHIDSRGEDIAPDVHDALSYPFLEANFRHAVAFMRYLGVVDPAILRQMAAVRVPCRMQERTYKNRPLLLDAAHNSPAIEVIQPHVKEFIARHNQRSILVTTLLRDKELDKTVCDFWKCFDVVILTPISNPRSRTSDELFALRNNCGHEKIFMARGVGPSVKALNNFITGKSPFSVVVTGSIYLLGQILPLLEEA from the coding sequence ATGGAACGCTACCTTGAAGACCTGCTGCGACAGACGCAACATACGATTAAACTTGGGCTTGAAAATACAGTATTGGCCATGGAAATCTTTGGCAATCCGCATCGGCGCTATCGTTCGATCTTGGTTGCCGGAAGTAATGGTAAAGGAACCACGGCGGCGTATATTGCCGCTGGGCTCCGTGGAGCGGGATTTCGCACGGGACTTTTTTCTTCGCCACATCTGGTTTCGCTTGCGGAACGAATCAATTTGGATGGGAAAGATATAGATGTCGCTCTATTAAAGGAGTATATCGACTCGACGGTGACGACCTGCCGCAGGCATAACCTTGAGCTGACTTTTTTTGAGATTATGACGGTTGTTTGCGCTCGTTGGTTCGCCGATCAGCAATGCGAGTATGCGGTGATAGAAGTTGGCCTTGGTGGGCGACTCGATTCGACGAATGTCCACCCGAATGAGTGGTCGGTGGTAACCACTATCGGCCTGGAACATACGCAGATTCTTGGCAATACGGCAGAGGAGATCGCGGCGGAAAAACTAGCAATTGTCAAGCCAGGAACGGTGTTAATTACCGGCGATGCCACTGGATGGGAAAAACCACTGGCGGAGGCGCTGAAGAAAAATAGTGCTACCCATATAGACTCGCGCGGCGAAGATATTGCGCCAGATGTGCACGATGCGCTGAGCTATCCTTTCCTTGAAGCAAATTTTCGCCATGCCGTTGCCTTTATGCGGTACCTTGGGGTTGTCGATCCGGCAATATTGCGCCAGATGGCGGCCGTTCGTGTCCCGTGTCGTATGCAGGAACGGACGTACAAAAATCGCCCATTACTGCTGGATGCGGCGCATAACTCGCCCGCGATAGAAGTTATTCAGCCGCACGTGAAGGAGTTTATCGCACGCCATAATCAGCGGAGCATCTTAGTCACAACGCTGCTGCGCGATAAGGAGCTGGATAAAACCGTCTGTGACTTTTGGAAATGCTTTGATGTGGTGATTCTGACGCCGATCAGTAATCCGCGTAGCCGTACTTCGGACGAGCTTTTTGCGTTGCGTAATAATTGCGGGCACGAAAAAATATTTATGGCGCGGGGGGTTGGCCCTTCTGTGAAAGCGCTCAATAATTTTATCACCGGAAAAAGCCCGTTTTCGGTCGTGGTCACCGGATCGATTTATCTGCTTGGACAAATCCTGCCACTGCTGGAGGAGGCGTGA
- a CDS encoding helix-turn-helix transcriptional regulator, protein MKFKAIPIHPLYEYRITRNMTQADLSDLLHVSRAHISAIERGIHYPSLKLAQVIEQVTSGFVSAEACFAFADAMNAKPSKR, encoded by the coding sequence ATGAAATTTAAAGCCATACCAATCCATCCACTCTACGAATACCGCATCACGCGCAATATGACACAGGCTGATCTTTCCGACCTGCTACACGTTTCGCGCGCCCATATCAGCGCTATTGAACGGGGCATTCACTACCCTTCGCTCAAACTCGCGCAGGTGATAGAGCAGGTGACTTCCGGCTTTGTTTCTGCTGAAGCCTGCTTCGCCTTTGCTGATGCCATGAACGCAAAACCATCGAAACGCTAA
- the pseB gene encoding UDP-N-acetylglucosamine 4,6-dehydratase (inverting), with the protein MSFLDGKSILITGGTGSFGKKCIEILLRDHQPKRVVVYSRDELKQFEMQETLSNPKVRYFLGDVRDKQRLTMALKGIDYVIHAAALKQVPACEYNPFEAVKTNILGAQNIIEACLEADVKKVIALSTDKAANPVNLYGATKLCSDKLFIAGNAYSGGKSPIFSVVRYGNVIGSRGSVIPIFKAKAATGEEISITDSRMTRFWITLEQGVQFVLSSFQMMHGGEIFVPKIPSMNIMDLALAIAPNCQQVVTGIRPGEKLHEVMVPEDDARSAVELDDRYVILPQAWWWKGKTKIQGTPVPEGFVYSSDNNAEWLGVEQLRAMIGD; encoded by the coding sequence ATGAGCTTTCTTGACGGAAAAAGCATCCTGATTACTGGTGGCACAGGCTCTTTTGGGAAAAAATGTATCGAAATTCTGCTACGCGACCATCAGCCCAAGCGCGTCGTCGTCTATTCGCGTGACGAGCTGAAGCAATTTGAAATGCAGGAAACGCTGTCAAACCCTAAAGTCCGCTATTTCCTTGGCGATGTGCGCGACAAGCAACGGCTCACTATGGCGCTCAAAGGGATTGACTATGTGATTCACGCCGCTGCGCTCAAGCAAGTTCCCGCCTGCGAATATAACCCGTTTGAAGCCGTCAAGACCAACATTCTCGGGGCGCAAAATATCATCGAAGCGTGCCTTGAAGCCGATGTCAAAAAAGTTATTGCCCTTTCGACCGATAAAGCCGCCAACCCCGTCAACCTCTACGGTGCCACCAAACTCTGTTCCGACAAACTCTTTATCGCGGGCAATGCGTACAGCGGCGGCAAAAGCCCGATATTTTCGGTTGTGCGCTACGGCAACGTCATCGGCTCGCGCGGCAGCGTTATCCCTATTTTCAAAGCCAAGGCCGCCACAGGCGAAGAGATTTCGATTACCGATTCACGGATGACCCGCTTTTGGATCACGTTGGAGCAAGGGGTGCAATTCGTCCTCTCTTCATTCCAAATGATGCACGGCGGCGAAATTTTCGTCCCGAAAATCCCTTCTATGAATATTATGGATTTAGCGCTCGCCATTGCACCAAATTGCCAACAAGTCGTAACAGGCATTCGCCCCGGCGAAAAGCTGCATGAAGTTATGGTGCCAGAAGACGATGCCCGTAGCGCCGTCGAACTCGATGATCGTTATGTTATTCTCCCACAAGCGTGGTGGTGGAAAGGGAAAACAAAAATTCAGGGAACACCAGTGCCAGAAGGATTCGTCTACTCCAGCGATAATAACGCCGAATGGCTGGGTGTCGAACAACTACGCGCTATGATTGGGGACTAG
- a CDS encoding peptide chain release factor 3 has protein sequence MQSIIANEVARRRTFGIISHPDAGKTTLTEKLLLFGGAIQMAGTVKSRKSDRHATSDWMKIEQERGISVTSSVMKFDYRDFEVNLLDTPGHQDFSEDTYRVLSAVDSAMMVIDSGKGVEPQTEKLMEVCRMRNTPILTFINKLDREGLAPLDILADIENKLQVECVPMTWPIGMGKSFRGVYNLFTRSLCLFQSKKSERHSDVVLIDSLDSPLLDEHLGSQADDLRTDIELLEGAASPFDPEQFLNGGQTPIFFGSAINNFGVRELLDALVELAPAPRPRPTTSRMIAPDEASFSGFVFKIQANMNPAHRDRIAFLRICSGKFTRGMKLRHHRIGKDVSIANATIFMAQDRANVEEAFSGDIIGLHNHGTIKIGDTFTEKELLQFTGIPNFAPEHFKKVVLDNPMKAKQLQKGLVQLAEEGAVQVFRPLMGNDFILGAVGILQFEVTVARLKNEYSVEAHYMPVEYSTARWIQCADKKMLADFEKKCRANLALDAEDHLTYLAPNAWQLKYVQEQWPDVVFAKTREQGFSGL, from the coding sequence GTGCAAAGTATCATTGCAAATGAAGTCGCCCGCCGCCGCACGTTTGGCATTATTTCACACCCGGACGCCGGAAAAACCACACTGACCGAAAAGCTGCTGCTTTTTGGCGGCGCGATTCAGATGGCGGGAACGGTCAAGTCGCGCAAGTCAGATCGTCACGCCACCAGCGATTGGATGAAGATTGAACAGGAGCGCGGGATTTCGGTGACGTCGTCGGTGATGAAATTTGACTACCGCGATTTTGAAGTCAACTTGCTTGATACCCCCGGCCACCAAGACTTTTCTGAAGATACCTACCGCGTTCTTTCGGCGGTTGATAGCGCCATGATGGTGATTGACAGCGGGAAAGGGGTTGAACCGCAGACGGAAAAGTTGATGGAAGTGTGCCGCATGCGCAACACGCCAATCCTGACGTTCATCAATAAGCTCGACCGCGAAGGGCTTGCGCCCCTCGACATTCTGGCAGATATCGAAAATAAATTGCAGGTGGAATGCGTGCCGATGACGTGGCCGATTGGCATGGGGAAATCGTTTCGCGGGGTATATAACCTTTTTACCCGTTCGCTGTGCCTGTTCCAGTCCAAAAAATCGGAACGTCACAGCGATGTGGTGCTAATCGACTCGCTCGACAGTCCCTTGCTGGACGAACACCTTGGTTCGCAAGCTGACGATCTGCGTACTGATATTGAACTCCTGGAAGGGGCGGCCAGTCCGTTTGATCCGGAGCAATTCCTGAACGGTGGCCAGACGCCGATATTTTTCGGCAGTGCTATCAATAACTTTGGCGTACGCGAACTGCTTGATGCACTGGTAGAACTGGCGCCTGCTCCGCGTCCGCGCCCAACCACGTCTCGAATGATTGCACCGGACGAAGCTTCATTCTCCGGTTTTGTGTTCAAAATTCAGGCCAACATGAATCCCGCGCACCGCGACCGCATTGCCTTTTTGCGTATTTGCTCCGGCAAATTCACCCGTGGCATGAAGCTGCGCCATCACCGCATCGGCAAAGATGTTTCTATTGCCAACGCTACGATTTTCATGGCGCAGGATCGCGCCAATGTCGAAGAGGCGTTTTCCGGCGATATCATCGGCCTGCATAATCACGGTACGATCAAAATCGGCGATACCTTCACGGAAAAAGAGTTATTACAATTTACCGGCATTCCCAACTTCGCCCCAGAACACTTTAAAAAAGTGGTGCTGGACAATCCGATGAAGGCGAAGCAACTGCAAAAAGGGCTAGTACAGCTTGCCGAAGAGGGAGCGGTACAGGTTTTCCGTCCGCTGATGGGCAATGACTTTATCCTTGGCGCAGTCGGGATTTTGCAGTTTGAAGTAACGGTCGCACGCCTGAAAAATGAGTACTCGGTCGAGGCGCACTATATGCCAGTCGAATATTCCACCGCTCGCTGGATTCAATGTGCGGACAAGAAGATGCTGGCCGATTTTGAAAAAAAATGTCGAGCCAATCTGGCACTAGACGCCGAGGATCATCTGACGTACCTTGCTCCAAACGCTTGGCAGCTTAAATACGTTCAGGAACAATGGCCGGACGTGGTATTTGCCAAAACTCGCGAGCAGGGTTTTTCTGGGCTGTAA
- the rpsU gene encoding 30S ribosomal protein S21 yields the protein MSVNAFIRVDGDDISDSLKAFKRKVEREGLIREMKKYTFYEKPTEARRRKLLKAKRKQQKLLNKLRRMQG from the coding sequence GTGAGCGTCAACGCATTTATCCGAGTGGATGGCGACGACATCAGCGATTCGTTGAAAGCATTTAAGCGGAAAGTTGAACGGGAAGGTCTGATTCGTGAGATGAAGAAATATACCTTCTACGAAAAGCCAACCGAAGCCAGAAGACGCAAGCTTCTGAAAGCAAAGCGCAAGCAGCAGAAATTGCTCAACAAGCTCCGCAGAATGCAGGGCTAA
- a CDS encoding zinc ribbon-containing protein produces the protein MSNTGEKPGLGTYTCDNCGQVVVLNDKTDTLPPCPRCQKTKYTP, from the coding sequence ATGTCTAACACAGGCGAAAAACCAGGACTAGGGACATATACTTGCGATAATTGCGGGCAGGTTGTTGTGCTAAATGACAAGACGGATACATTGCCACCCTGCCCACGGTGTCAAAAAACAAAATATACTCCCTAG